One region of Deinococcus koreensis genomic DNA includes:
- a CDS encoding TetR/AcrR family transcriptional regulator, with translation MNENLQAQLTATKQQHILDAAARVFAEKGFHAASIKDVAAAAGVAHGSIYTYFENKEALLLGLFDLMTTRTQAEVMPLLQAESDPRAFLRAAVYHPLAALTGGRAELFRIVISEALVNRAFAERVRTQLLDPMVLAAAGILERTVFAGALPPPDMALRVRAVTSLMLGAIVQRVLYDDVLEAHWDDFPDLLTDVLLSGLTGEQT, from the coding sequence ATGAACGAGAACCTGCAGGCGCAACTGACCGCCACCAAACAGCAGCACATCCTCGACGCCGCCGCGCGGGTTTTTGCCGAGAAGGGCTTCCACGCCGCGAGCATCAAGGACGTGGCCGCCGCCGCCGGGGTCGCCCACGGCTCGATCTATACCTACTTCGAGAACAAGGAGGCCCTGCTGCTGGGCCTCTTCGACCTGATGACCACCCGCACTCAGGCAGAGGTCATGCCGCTTCTGCAGGCCGAGTCCGACCCGCGCGCTTTCCTGCGCGCCGCCGTGTATCACCCGCTGGCCGCCCTCACGGGAGGGCGGGCCGAGCTGTTCCGCATCGTCATCTCCGAGGCCCTGGTCAACCGGGCGTTTGCCGAGCGGGTGCGGACGCAGCTCCTCGATCCCATGGTGCTCGCCGCCGCCGGCATCCTGGAGCGCACCGTGTTCGCGGGCGCGCTGCCCCCGCCGGACATGGCACTGCGCGTGCGGGCCGTGACCAGCCTGATGCTGGGGGCCATCGTGCAGCGCGTGCTGTACGACGACGTGCTGGAAGCGCACTGGGACGACTTTCCCGACCTGCTGACCGACGTTCTCCTGAGCGGCCTGACTGGAGAACAGACATGA
- a CDS encoding cytochrome P450 family protein: MTHPKTLSTADYLTAPLHTLESTDITAPAFKANPFGFYARLRQDAPVFPVQLKLGRLQRAWLVTRYADVGALLKDDDTFVKNPRNAMTPEQLRQSPTANLPGPFKALQRSLLSLDGADHDRLKVLVHKAFTPRTVEAMRSSAQAVADEALDAARRRGSADLMGDLALPVPLTVIGHILGVPERDRGKFVTWTKAVVSLGDRNPLFVIPTLLSFMRYTRRLIAQRRAVPADDLISALVLAQDQNDALSDDEILSMIFLLLSAGHETTVNLIGSGALALLQHPEQLERLRADPALIKPAVEELVRYAAPVEQGTERYAAHDTEFAGVRIPKGELVIGILASANRDASQFEAPDTLDIGRTGNRHLGFGLGMHYCLGAPLARLEAQIALNTLVQRAPKLKLAVPAADLTWRRSFVVRGLERLPVTL; this comes from the coding sequence ATGACCCACCCCAAGACCCTGTCCACCGCCGACTACCTGACCGCGCCCCTGCACACCCTGGAGAGCACCGACATCACCGCCCCCGCCTTCAAGGCCAACCCCTTCGGTTTCTACGCGCGGCTGCGCCAGGACGCCCCGGTGTTCCCGGTTCAGCTCAAACTGGGTCGCCTGCAGCGGGCCTGGCTGGTGACGCGCTACGCCGACGTGGGCGCCCTGCTCAAAGACGACGACACCTTCGTCAAGAACCCCCGGAACGCCATGACGCCCGAGCAGCTGCGCCAGTCCCCGACCGCCAACCTGCCCGGCCCCTTCAAGGCGCTGCAGCGGAGCCTGCTGAGCCTGGACGGGGCCGACCACGACCGGCTCAAGGTGCTGGTGCACAAGGCCTTCACCCCGCGCACGGTGGAGGCGATGCGAAGCTCCGCCCAGGCGGTGGCCGACGAGGCGCTGGACGCGGCCCGGCGCCGCGGCTCGGCCGACCTGATGGGCGACCTCGCGCTGCCGGTGCCCCTGACGGTCATCGGGCACATTCTGGGCGTGCCCGAGCGCGACCGGGGCAAATTTGTCACCTGGACGAAGGCGGTGGTCTCGCTGGGCGACCGCAACCCGCTGTTCGTGATCCCCACCCTCCTGAGCTTCATGCGCTACACCCGCCGCCTCATCGCGCAGCGCCGCGCGGTGCCCGCGGACGACCTGATCTCGGCGCTGGTGCTGGCGCAGGATCAGAACGACGCCCTGAGCGACGACGAAATCCTCTCGATGATCTTCCTGCTGCTCTCGGCCGGGCACGAGACCACCGTGAACCTGATCGGCAGCGGCGCCCTGGCCCTGCTGCAGCACCCGGAGCAGCTGGAGCGGCTGCGCGCCGACCCGGCGCTGATCAAGCCGGCCGTGGAGGAACTGGTGCGCTACGCCGCGCCGGTCGAGCAGGGCACCGAGCGCTACGCCGCCCACGACACCGAGTTCGCGGGCGTCCGCATCCCCAAGGGCGAACTGGTGATCGGCATCCTGGCCTCGGCCAACCGCGACGCCTCTCAGTTCGAGGCCCCGGACACGCTGGACATCGGGCGCACGGGCAACCGGCACCTGGGCTTCGGCCTGGGGATGCACTACTGCCTGGGGGCGCCGCTGGCCCGCCTGGAGGCGCAGATCGCCCTGAACACGCTGGTGCAGCGCGCCCCAAAGCTGAAGCTGGCCGTGCCTGCCGCCGACCTGACGTGGCGCCGCAGCTTCGTCGTGCGCGGACTGGAACGCCTGCCGGTCACGCTGTGA
- a CDS encoding haloalkane dehalogenase — MSSTVTSGSPLRSLALGTLLLGSLLLTGCMPRAAAPTPASAACLAPPEVQTTNQGVKFVRTPDACFANLPDWPYAPKYLEIDGLRQAYIDEGPRDAAPILLLHGQPSWSYLYRYMIPVLVKGGHRVIAMDHVGMGRSDKPTALEYHSYQNHLGRLDTFIQRLELKNLTVFMQDWGSVLGLDLASTKPDTFDRIILGNGGFPDVKEPYAVPKDIGAAVAGFRRTISMVPPQQPALVDEKGNSTIPIGNRDEGDPFGDWIAYAMYAEDFQPASFIEALTYRPLTPGVLAAYAAPFPSRVLMAAPRTFPSLVNQTAGRNEAVMAGLKRYDKPFLTIFGANEPAPPLTWFIDNVPGARGQAHHRYPDASHFLQDDQGADIAARINRFIAANAF, encoded by the coding sequence ATGTCCAGCACAGTCACCTCCGGCAGCCCCCTCCGTTCCCTGGCCCTCGGCACCCTGCTTCTGGGCAGCCTGCTGCTCACGGGCTGCATGCCCCGGGCCGCCGCCCCCACGCCGGCCAGCGCCGCCTGCCTGGCCCCGCCCGAAGTGCAGACCACCAACCAGGGCGTCAAATTTGTCCGCACGCCCGATGCCTGCTTTGCCAACCTGCCCGACTGGCCCTACGCGCCCAAATATCTGGAGATTGACGGGCTGCGGCAGGCCTACATCGACGAGGGGCCGCGCGACGCCGCCCCCATCCTGCTCCTGCACGGCCAGCCGTCGTGGTCATACCTGTACCGGTACATGATTCCCGTGCTGGTCAAAGGGGGCCACCGCGTCATCGCCATGGATCATGTCGGCATGGGGCGCTCGGACAAGCCCACCGCGCTGGAATACCACAGCTATCAGAACCACCTTGGCCGCCTGGACACGTTCATCCAGAGACTGGAGCTGAAGAACCTCACGGTGTTTATGCAGGACTGGGGCAGTGTCCTCGGCCTGGATCTGGCGAGCACGAAGCCCGACACCTTTGACCGCATCATCCTGGGCAACGGTGGGTTTCCGGATGTCAAGGAACCCTACGCGGTGCCCAAGGATATCGGCGCCGCTGTGGCCGGGTTCCGGCGGACGATCAGCATGGTGCCACCGCAACAGCCCGCCCTGGTCGACGAGAAGGGGAACTCCACCATTCCTATCGGCAACCGTGACGAAGGTGATCCCTTTGGGGACTGGATCGCCTACGCCATGTATGCCGAGGACTTCCAGCCCGCCAGCTTTATCGAGGCCCTGACCTACCGGCCGCTCACGCCCGGGGTGCTGGCCGCCTACGCCGCCCCCTTCCCCAGCCGCGTCCTGATGGCGGCCCCCCGCACCTTCCCGAGCCTGGTCAACCAGACGGCCGGTCGGAACGAGGCCGTCATGGCAGGACTGAAGCGCTACGACAAACCCTTCCTGACGATTTTCGGCGCCAACGAGCCCGCCCCGCCCCTGACGTGGTTCATCGACAACGTTCCCGGGGCCAGGGGGCAGGCCCACCACCGCTACCCGGATGCCAGCCACTTCCTGCAGGACGACCAGGGCGCCGACATCGCCGCGCGGATCAACCGCTTCATCGCCGCCAATGCCTTCTGA